The stretch of DNA ATGAGACTGTTACAGATCATATTGAAAAGGTTCTGGAAGATACAGGGAAACGCTTCATGAAATTAACGGATCTCATTTATTCTTTACCCAGTGTTTTGTCCCGTTTCGATGGGATTGGGATAGTAACCAAAGAACAAAGCCTGACGATAGGAGCAGTCGGAATGGCTGCCCGAACAACAGGAATTCCAAGAGATGTCCGCAGCTCACATCCGTTTCAGTTTTTTAAAAGTTATAAAGTTGAACCGGTTTTAACCAGTTCCGGTGATGTTTTGGCAAGGGGAATGCAGCGAAACCTGGAAGCCCGCCAGTCTATCCATATTATTAAGGAACTGATTTCAGAATGGCAGAAGCTTAGCGATGAACTTCAACTCCCCGATTATCACTATCAGCTTAAACCAAACAGTTTTGCTGTTTCTATGGTGGAAGGATGGAGAGGAGAAATTTGTCATTCAGCAATCACTGATGAAAGGGGAAGGGTCATTCATTACAAAGTTAAAGATCCTTCCTTTCACAACTGGATGGCTTTGGCTCTGGCAGTTCGGAATCAGGAAATTTCTGACTTCCCTGTCTGTAATAAAAGTTTTAATTTAAGTTATTGTGGTTTTGACCTGTAAAATATGCTGAGAACTCTTAAAATAATGCGAAGTCACGGGAAACAGTATGTACCCGACTTAAAAAATGTGGAATTGGCTCCTCTGTTCAGGGGAAGACCTGAAATCAGCGAGGATATTACCGTTGAGGAGATTAATGATGTGTCAAAAATCTGCCCGACAGATGCTATTATAGCTGATGAATTTGCTATTGATCTTGGAAAATGTGTCTTTTGTAAGGAATGTGCATTTGCCTTGCCTGATAAAGTTCGGTTTACCAATGATTACAAAATAGCCACTAACAATCGCAATAACCTGATTATCAGAAAGGGAGCTAAATCTGTAGATTTTGATGAAAATGTAGTCAGGAAAGAAATCAGGAAGTTGTTTAAAAATGCTCTGAAACTCAGGCAAGTATCGGCAGGAGGCGACAACAGCAACGAAATGGAGTTGAATGCTGCCGGAAATGTCAACTTCGACATGGGTAGATACGGAATTGAGTTTGTTGCCTCACCCCGCCATGCTGACGGGATTGTTATCACCGGACCCATTACCGAAAACATGGCTGAAGCCCTACAGATTTGTTTTGATGCGGTTCCATCTCCCAAAATCATTATTCTTGTGGGAACTGATGCCATTAGCGGTGGTATTTTTAAAGATAGCAAAGCCCTGAACAGAAGTTTCTTGGACAAATATCCTGTTGACCTCTTTGTGCCCGGCAATCCTGCACATCCGTTAAGTTTTGTAAACGGGGTTTTAAAGTTGATTGGGAAGTAATTCTTTTATTAATTTCTTCCTCTGACTTTATACGCTTTCAAAACTGACAAAAAATAATCTTTTAGCACTGAAAATTATTTTTCTCAATTGACTTCTCTACGACTTTTCAACATGAAAAGAGATTAAACAATGAAGCCTGAACCGGATTTATCTCTCATGAATCTGCAGGAACAGGAAATTGCAGGATGACACGGGTCCCTTTACCCGGCTTGCTGTCAATGACAATAATGCCGTTATGCAGCTCCATGAACTCTTTTACCATAAAAAGCCCGAAGCCGGAACCCTTTTCGTTTTTTGTTCCCAAAGAAGTCTGCTTTTCTTTAAAATCAAAGACATTGGTCAGAATCGCCTCACTCATTCCGGTTCCATTGTCAATCACTTCTATTTGTATGTGGGATTTTTCCCCTTTTGCTTTTAAAATAATTTTCCCTGAAATTGGCGAAAATTTAATGGCGTTTGAAAGCAGGTTTCTCATGATGGCAGCGAAAATTTGTGTATCTGTGTAAATTTTTAACTCAGGATCAATGATGGTTTCAATTGAGATTTTTTTAACAAGAGCCTGATAGTTCATCAGGTCAATCACTTTTACAATCAGTGTTCTGCAATTGTACCACGTAGGATTAAAAAGATTGACATTTTTAACTTTAGCCCATTCCAATATATTTTCAAGCAGAGAAACAGTCATCTTTGAATTGTTATTCAGCTCGTTTAAAACCTCCCTTTTTGTCTCTTCATCCAGCTCATGATCGAGAAGAAGATACTCTATCGCATTGCTGATACCTCCAATTGAATTTTTTAAATCGTGAGAAATGATGCTGAGCAATTTGTTTTGAGTATTGGCAAACTCCTCCGTTTTTGCTTTGGAAGCTGAAAGTGCCAGCTCTGTGAGTTTTCTTTGTGTAATGTCTCTGATAACAATCAGGAAATCTCTTTTTTTCTTCCCTTCATCAATGATGGAAATGAGCAGGTGCAGGTATTTGATGTCTTTGTCGGGTAGCCTGAGTTCAGTTTCCGCTTCAGTTCGGCCATGTGTTACTAAAGTTTTTACTTCCTGAATAAATTCGGGAAACGTTTTCTCAATGGAACGAACTTTTATAAAATCTGATTCAATAAGTTTATAAAAAGCGGGGTTTACAGCTTTGATACGCTGATTATTATCCATGATTATGACAGCATCTTTCATGTTTTCAAACAAAGCCTGATGAGCCATCGGGAGGATACTCAGAAAGTGAAACCTGAAAAGTCCGATAAATAGAATAAGTCCGGTGGCAGCAAAACTGACGGGCGTTAAATCAAAACTAAACAGATCGCTTTTACTGACCATATATAAAACATTGGTCAGAACAGGAATAAGTCCTGCAATACCAAAAAGGATTGCATTCCATTTATAATCAGCTGGATTTTGGAAGGCTGCTATTACCACAAGGATAAATCCGCTGAGAAACAACAGGTAAGTATAGAATGAATTAAAAATTACCAAAGGGCCATGACTGTAATGGATAAAAAGTCCAAATTCATTGGTGTA from Sphingobacteriales bacterium encodes:
- a CDS encoding NADH:ubiquinone oxidoreductase, encoding MLRTLKIMRSHGKQYVPDLKNVELAPLFRGRPEISEDITVEEINDVSKICPTDAIIADEFAIDLGKCVFCKECAFALPDKVRFTNDYKIATNNRNNLIIRKGAKSVDFDENVVRKEIRKLFKNALKLRQVSAGGDNSNEMELNAAGNVNFDMGRYGIEFVASPRHADGIVITGPITENMAEALQICFDAVPSPKIIILVGTDAISGGIFKDSKALNRSFLDKYPVDLFVPGNPAHPLSFVNGVLKLIGK
- a CDS encoding PAS domain S-box protein; the encoded protein is MSLQYSDFIFISLGSTVFSLGIALYSLGKNNVRNTQSFSLLMLSIGIWCFASTMELISRLPEQKIFWSQFSYLGIATIGPAWLGFSLNFTALKNRLTRSILNITLIISCLLIISAFTNDYHRLIWKQATPYTNEFGLFIHYSHGPLVIFNSFYTYLLFLSGFILVVIAAFQNPADYKWNAILFGIAGLIPVLTNVLYMVSKSDLFSFDLTPVSFAATGLILFIGLFRFHFLSILPMAHQALFENMKDAVIIMDNNQRIKAVNPAFYKLIESDFIKVRSIEKTFPEFIQEVKTLVTHGRTEAETELRLPDKDIKYLHLLISIIDEGKKKRDFLIVIRDITQRKLTELALSASKAKTEEFANTQNKLLSIISHDLKNSIGGISNAIEYLLLDHELDEETKREVLNELNNNSKMTVSLLENILEWAKVKNVNLFNPTWYNCRTLIVKVIDLMNYQALVKKISIETIIDPELKIYTDTQIFAAIMRNLLSNAIKFSPISGKIILKAKGEKSHIQIEVIDNGTGMSEAILTNVFDFKEKQTSLGTKNEKGSGFGLFMVKEFMELHNGIIVIDSKPGKGTRVILQFPVPADS